The following proteins come from a genomic window of Prionailurus viverrinus isolate Anna chromosome D1, UM_Priviv_1.0, whole genome shotgun sequence:
- the CCND1 gene encoding G1/S-specific cyclin-D1 translates to MAHQLLCCEVETIRRAYPDANLLNDRVLRAMLKAEETCAPSVSYFKCVQKEILPSMRKIVATWMLEVCEEQKCEEEVFPLAMNYLDRFLSLEPVKKSRLQLLGATCMFVASKMKETIPLTAEKLCIYTDNSIRPDELLQMELVLVNKLKWNLAAMTPHDFIEHFLSKMPVAEENKQIIRKHAQTFVALCATDVKFISNPPSMVAAGSVLAAVQGLPLGSSNSFLSYPRLTRFLSKVIKCDADCLRACQEQIEALLESSLRQAQQQSLDPKAAEEEEEEEEADLACTPTDVRDVNI, encoded by the exons ATGGCACACCAACTCTTATGCTGCGAGGTGGAGACCATCCGCCGGGCGTACCCCGATGCCAACCTCCTCAACGACCGGGTGCTGCGGGCCATGCTCAAGGCGGAGGAGACCTGCGCGCCCTCGGTGTCCTACTTCAAGTGTGTGCAGAAGGAGATCCTGCCGTCCATGCGGAAGATCGTGGCCACCTGGATGCTGGAG GTCTGTGAGGAGCAGAAGTGCGAGGAAGAGGTCTTCCCGCTGGCCATGAACTACCTGGACCGCTTCCTGTCGCTGGAGCCCGTGAAAAAGAGCCGCCTGCAGCTGCTGGGGGCCACCTGCATGTTCGTGGCCTCCAAGATGAAGGAGACCATTCCCCTGACGGCCGAGAAGCTGTGCATCTACACTGACAACTCCATCCGGCCCGACGAGCTGCTG CAAATGGAGCTGGTCCTGGTGAACAAGCTCAAGTGGAACCTGGCCGCGATGACCCCGCACGATTTCATCGAGCACTTCCTCTCCAAAATGCCCGTGGCCGAGGAGAACAAACAGATCATCCGGAAGCACGCGCAGACCTTCGTCGCCCTCTGTGCCACAG ACGTGAAGTTCATTTCCAACCCGCCTTCCATGGTGGCAGCGGGGAGCGTGCTGGCCGCGGTGCAAGGCCTGCCCCTGGGGAGCTCCAACAGCTTCCTGTCCTATCCGCGCCTCACCCGGTTCCTCTCCAAAGTGATCAAGTGTGACGCG GACTGTCTCCGGGCGTGCCAGGAGCAGATCGAGGCCCTGCTGGAGTCCAGCCTGCGCCAGGCCCAGCAGCAGAGCCTAGACCCCAAggcggcggaggaggaggaggaggaggaggaggccgacCTGGCCTGCACACCCACCGACGTTCGAGACGTGAACATTTGA